Within Tamandua tetradactyla isolate mTamTet1 chromosome 10, mTamTet1.pri, whole genome shotgun sequence, the genomic segment tttcaatttttatatgTGTAATGTGGTAATGTATGTCATCAATTCCCCCCCCTCCCAAAGCCTTTAAAAAGAATGGTTATCTTGCAATCTGGGGAGgctgaaaatcagaaaaatagtATATTTGCCTAATAACCTCTAAGCTGGTTCCTATTAACTGAATCTCAAATCATTTCAATATGAACatagaaaaacaataacagatGATGTAGCTTATGGCAGTAAAAGTAGTAAACATATTTTAACAAAAGCATTTGTTATATGCAGTATTGGGGTTTATTTTGCCAGCATTTGTAAATGGACAGAATTCTTAAAGTGACTTCATTTTTGCTTGAATATTTTGTGGCACTTTGTTTAGCCAAACTTTTTGGTAAATGTGCTTAAAGAAAAGCCTTTCACTTGCATCTTCTGCTGCTTACATCCCTTAAATATTAAAGTAATCAATTGTGTGGGATAAGAGATGTGTGGCTGAATATAGAGTGAGTTTTTCTTTATAGGACAGTTTTAGTGATACAAACTTTTCTAAACCAATCTAAAGTTTAGTTAGTTTGAATTAAATATGAACGGTATGTCAGGGGTCTCCAAGACTACTTGTAGATTCACTGATTTGCTAGGAGGATTCAAAGGATTCAGCACATCATTCTACTTGTGGCTATGATTTATTTTACAGTAAATGAGTACCAAGCACAATTAACAGTGGGAACAGATGCCTGGGGTGAAGCTGAGGGAGCAGATTTCTATGGGTCCTCTCCCAGTGTACTCACACAGGGTGCATGTAATTCCCccctgcgctggtttgaaaggaagcatgccccctaagaaaagccatgttttaatataaatctcatttcttaaaggtagaataatccctattcaatactgtatatttgaaactgtaatgagatcatctccctggttgatgtgatttagttaagaactggattaggggatgacatgtctccacccatttgagtgggtcttgattagtttctgaagtcctataaaagaggaaacattttggagatttagagattcagagagagcagagaatgctgcagcaccacgaagcagagagtccacgagccagtgacctttggagatgaagaaggaaaacgcctcccagggagcttcatgaaatcggaagccaggagagaaagctagcagatgatgctgtgttcaccatgtgcccttccagctgagagagaaaccctgaacttcatcagccttcttgaaccaaggtatctttccctggatgcctttgattggacatttctatagacttgttttaattgggacattttctcggccttagaactataaactagcaactcattaaattccccttgttaaaagccattccgtttctggtatattgcattccagcagctagcaaactagaacaccccccaaACTAATTGTGACATGTAAAACATTGCCAACCACAGAAGCTCCGTGGAGATTCaatattttgggttttgtttttttgttttttttcagaatgcTGATCGGGTAGACAGCCTTTGCCAGGCATGAGGTTGGCTTTTACCAAAATTCTGGACTCCCAGAAGAAAGCAAATATTCGGTATAAACTATACTGTTAGTACACACATTTTTGGCACAGTCACTCTTATCAGTTAATGATGGTAGGAACCCTCCTGAAATCTGTAAGTTTCCAGATGCCAGCCAATGGCCAACATTATAAGCAGGCCTTTCAAAGAATAGCAGTGAGGCCTACTGTGTTAACTCTTGTGCACAAGCTGTGTTCCTTATTGAATTTGTTTTCATATCTAATTATATTTCTGCATCACTTCAGGTTTTCGAGTACTGGCAAAGCTTTGCCTCGCTGAAGAAGCCTTGATTCTTTGAGAATTTAAGTTGGTCTGTTTCACttaaaaggaatagaaaatattttccaaaaatgtgTATCTCATTGTTAACAATTCCATATCCTAAAACActgaagtttctttctttttaagttaaGTTCCTACTCCTCCAATGTGTCTTTTTCCCCAAAGCAGTTGGTCCTTTTCAAGGAACTGAGCTGTTGTTGCTGGGTATGAAACCTAGAAGCTAAATTTAGACCATTggagaattttatatttatacatttccaCTGCCTGATTTGTTCATCTTATGCTTGGGTCGCATTTTTTAcccatttatttataaattagttACAATGTGTCACACATTGTTCTGGCAGAGCAGGTGTTTACATTCGCAGCCCTGAACTGTTAATTCTGTTGGTCCAAGGTGTGGTTGAAATACTGTTCATTTAATGACAAGAGCAGAAAACAGTATTCGTGCATTTCTGATAACCAAACAAAATAGGAAACcataacatttataaataagTTTCTGGTTTTGagaaaatctgatttttaaaagtgcAGTGGTTCTTAACCTTTTTTGGGGCTGGggtccctgtgctggtttaaaaggatgtatggaccctagaaaagccatgttttaatctaaatcccatttcgtaaaagcagaataattcctattcaatattgtgtgtaattagatcatctccctggagatgtaacccaatcaagagtgattgttaaattggattaggggagatgtgtctccacccatttgggtgggtcttgattagtttctggatccgataaaagaggaaacatgttggagaatgaaagagattcggagagagcagagaatgctgcagcaccacaaagcagagagtctatgagccagcggcctttggagatgaagaaggaaaacgcctcccagggagcttcatgaaaccggaagcaaagagagaaagctagcagatgacgccgtgttcaccatttgcccttccagctgaaagagaagccctgactgtgtttgccatgtgccttctcacttgagagagaaaccctgaacttcattgaccttttttgaaccaaggtatcttttcctagatggatgcctttgcttggacatttctatagacttgttttaattggggcattttctcagccttagaactgggTTTAAtaagtaaactagcaacttattaaattcccctttttaaaaaccattctgtttctggtatattgcattttggcacctagcaaactagaacagattttggtactggagagtggggtgctgctgctgtagtttgcaaatactgaACATGTTGGAACACcgttttaaatggataagggaaagattttggaagagttgtgaggagcttgatagagaaggcctaaaatgctttgaagagactgtcagtagaaatgtgaactcttaAACTACCTGTGACGAAGCTCTAGATAGcttcagactggaaggaagacgagccttgttttaaaatggcagataatctgcaAAAATTGAATAGTGGCTttagctggaaggcagatttttaaagccatgaaccttggatatttagcagaagagatctccaaattaaatgttgaaagtgcagcctgatttttcctcacagcttatagtgaaatgcgacaggagagacATAAGCTagaaactgaactcttgagtacaaagaaaccagaagttgatgtcctggaaaattctgggcctccaggaagggagaccacagagaatagtgccctgtgtgaggatttagtGAAATGTGGCAGCAGTCAGTCATtttagagaaagccaggattggacatggagttatccaggaaggatttgtggaaactccttatgtctgatgggcatgatccgaggttactgcatagaaagccaattagagtgctgtgggacctgtataaacagagcagCTGCCAGTCttgactgaggggttcagagaagggacacattgaaggaaaaataacttcagaggcaaaaccatggaggctcaGGTCTGAATTcgagaagccttgggccaggagagtggacccacccaagcctgtgaagagggtgagtttgccctgaaggcagaggatgggccttccacctcattgcagtggacaagtcatgccgcctcaggccttggagagggtgaagcacattccttggggtttaggGAGAGCCTGCCTGCCACCgcatggtggggttgagcatgtgccccagagatggcagagagcctgggtgcagccccaatgtttggagagggtggagtcgagaagaaggtggtcttcccaatatcccccaaggttgcattgggagagaggcaggcctctgtgtaggcccttggaaagggtgggactgctgctgtcagaagccctgaagataaatgactctcagactttgaaatctaatagtctttgccctgcaggtttttgaaactgtatgggtcctgtgacccctgtgttccttcctgcctgtggaaatgggtatatgtatcctatgactgttcctcctttgtgtgttggcagcaaatagcttgttttgagtttttataggtccagagacaggataattttgccttagaacagactatgcctgtaactaattttgataggagtttgtacatttctaactttgtatttcatgtgtattgctgctgaaatggtttaaggatttctgatattgttatgaaattaacatATTTTGAATATGGGGAAAActtgtcttttttagggtccagagggtggaatgtgctggcttgaaaggatgtatgttccctagaaaagccatgttttaatctaaatcccatttagtaaaggcagaataatccctattcggtactgtatgtaattagatcatccccctggagatgtaacacaatcaagagtggttgttaaactggattagggagatgtgtctccacccatttgggtggttcttgattaatttctggagtcctacaaaagaggaaatattttggagaatgaaagagattcggagagagcagagaatgctgcagcaccacgaagtagagagtctacgaaccagcaacctttggagacgaagaaggaaaatgcctcccagggagcttcatgaatccggaagccaggagagaaagctagcagatgatgctgtgttcaccatgtgcccttccagccgagagagaaacctgaacttcatcggccttcttgaaccaaggtatctttccctggatgcctttgattggacatttctatagacttgttttcattgggacattttctcggccttagaactgtaaactagcaatttattaaattcccccttttaaaaaccattctgtttctggtatattgcattctggcagctaggaaactagaacagtccccttTAAGAATCTGGTAAAAGGGCGGGccgcacggtggctcagcaggcaagaatgcttgcctgccatgccagtggacccgggttcatttcccggtgcctgctcatgtaaaaaaaaaaaaaaaaaaaaaaatctggtaaaAGCAATAGACCCCCTTCTCAGGGAAAAGAAGTACTTTAAAATAGAATTGTGCTGTTTGAAGAGGTTCATATGATTTCAGTAGTAATCCTTGAATCCCAGATGAAGTACTCTTGCTTtgtatgtgtgaaaaataaattgtgattTGGAGGTAGCACTGCAGGAGACTTGGCAACACTTGGGAATGGAGTTTCTTGCTACTTAAAAATATCTGTTGACCAATGGCAGCATCATTGcctggaagcttgttagaaatgcagaatctcaggcctcaCCTCAGATCTAGTAGATCAGAATCTGCATTGTTCCAGGATTCACAGATGATGTGTGTGAACGCTAAAGCTGAACAGACACTGTCAGAGGTTAATGATGTTGGTATTTTACTGTTTTACTTTAGTTCAAAAGAGGTAACTTTTAAACAGTTGTTATGTAGCTACCTTTAGTCTTCACCTTTCAGTTCCTaactagtgattttttttcaatgggGCAGTGTCTGATAAAGTGGCAGTTTTCGGGATTAATAAACTGAGATTTGGAGGTGAGGAGGTTCAGTGGTCAGGGAAGAGATTTGAGAGCAGATAGCTTCTTGCTCTCACCAGGTGACCCCTACCAGCCTAGGACAGCTTAACTGCTCTGGAACAATTGATGAAACTGGGGAGGTGGAGAGTGAGGACGCCTCTGACAATGGACTGTCCTTTGTGGTTCCCAAGTGTGTTTGTAGCTCAGAGTATGTTTAATTAGGATTTGGGACCTTACGCTGATTGCAAACCAAATTCAAAACTTTTAACTTTGCTGTGTCAATGGCCAGCGACAAACCCCAAGTTCAGTAGAACTACTGAAAAAGTTGACTGGTTTAATTTGGGACAATTGTACCGCCTAATACACAAAAAATGAATGGTACAACTTAGTGTTTTTGAACAAGAAAAACATGCTTTCCTTTAGGTGAATATGAAATCTGAGTGGTATTTGAGGCTGAGTCCTATCTTGGGAAGAAATGGTGTTGGCCGCAACCTATATCATATTCTGGAGGGAGTGGCATTGACTTATTACGAGTTTTCATTTTGAAGGCATTATGGTCATGCAAGCTACATGTGTCTAATCACTTGACACCAATATTGTGACATTCCTAGTAAACCTAACCATGTGTGTTTTGTCCTTTTGGTAGGTTTGTATTTCCTCATTGCTTTGtcttggaagaaaaaataatgccAAAGAAAGCAAAGTCTGCAGAGAATGGGACGGAAGAGAGACCTGTTCCCTCTAAGCAAGTGAAAGTGGAGGCTGCTGGTGTGCCTTCCACTTTAAACTTTGACAGCCCCAGTGCTCTCTTTGAAAGTTTAATCTCACCCATCAAGACAGAGActtttttcaaggaattttggGAGCAGAAACCCCTTCTCATTCAGAGAGATGACCCTGCACTGGAAATGTATTATCAGTCCCTCTTCAGGTTAGCAGATCTGAAGAGCCTGTGCAGCCAGGGTCTGTACTATGGAAGAGATGTCAACGTCTGCCGTTGTGTCAGTGGGAAGAAGAAGGTTTTAAATAAAGGTGGGAAAGCCCACTTTCTTCAGCTGAGAAAAGATTTTGATCACAAAAGGGCAACAATTCAGTTTCACCAACCTCAGAGATTTAAGGTAACAAGTTTTCCCCCCAATGTAAAATCTTCATGTACATTAATTAATATCTGGCCACAGATCAGTTCAAGGATGGATGTGTGTATGATGGTGATTAGCTTCCTGCCAGTTTGAGAAAAGGTAACTCCTGTTTGGTCTTTAAATGCCTTGTACTTCAGGAAATTCCTCGATAGCTTTGGCTAACCTGTTGGAATCACCAGCAACTCAGATGGGACCTGGTTGAGTATGACTTAACCAAgctgcaaaatttttattttgttgtaagTTTATAAAGTATATTGAGTAACAGTACACCTTTAGGGTTACATTCTGTGGTCTGGTTCATGTTTTGGTGTATAGTAATTATTGCTGTTTGGTCCCATTACTGTAATTGAAGGCATTCTAGCATCAAGGTGatcattttcttcttgaagttGTGCTCCCTTTACTGCCTACATCTACAAAATAAAAGCCTCAGAGCCATGAGAAGATCATGTCTGGATCCATGTTGAAGAAGGAGGCTTCCCCCTTTCTAACATCAGCATGCTGGCCTTGAGATTTCAGGTCCTAAAACCAGTCCTGGGGAAGCAGTCATAGGTAGAGAGTAGCTTTGATTTGAGAATCAGAAGGACCGACTGATTTTTTCATCTACATCAGTGATTAGTACTAGGGAAATAACTTGCCATCTTTctgcatttataaaatggagactTAGGTTGAACTAACCTGCTTCCTCAGAGGTTTGAAACTTTAAAATTGAGGGCCCATCCTGAATTTTAGGTAGTTTTATCCCCATTTAGAAATCTCCTTCTGCAACCCATGATTGAATCAAAATGACATCATGGTAAGAGAAGGAAAGGATTTCATGAGGTTCTCTATTGAGGAGAGTAGATTCTAGCCGTGTTAGTGGCACTTGGGGCTTCATCATCAGGTATAGCTAATGTTTCCTGGGATTTAACTCAAGTGTTTGGGATGTTAGACCCCCATGCTATTAGACCTCAGTATCCTTCTTGTTCTCATCTAAAGGATCCTGAACTTATTGGTACTCTAGCCAAGAAGGTTTTTCAGGACAAGTACTGATTCTAGATATTCCATCCCTACCAACCATAAGAATGTGGAATGTTCCTGAAAAGCCAAATTTTTGGCCTTAGCaccaaaaggaatttttaaatcatttaccAGACCAGTTCATGATTTGAATTCAGAAAATTTGAATTCAGTCATGAGTGAAATGCTTTTTCTTGAGCTAGTCCTTGACTATACCTGGCTAGAAGCAGCACTTTTTTGAAAGAGTGGTTTTTAGAAACCTGAGAACTGTGAAcataaatgaattcagtgaagTTGATTATATGCAACTTAGTCACAGACTAAAAGTTATTATTTGGTATATGGGTGGTGTTCTCACTGGATGTCGTTTCTATACTTTAGAATCATTTCCCCAGAGCTTTTCTCTCCTCCTCTACTCTTAACCTCTGCATATTCCTCCTATGGGATTTGAAGTGGCCAAGAAGTTATTTCCTCTGCCCTATTGACTTATGGTTTATTAAAGCAGGGAGGATGAGCTTTCTCAGTACATCAACACAAACTCAGCCCAGAGGCTAGAATAGAaggtacctttttttttctcattccacTCTCAGTATTTGAGCAGCTCATAAGCTGTAGGAGCTCACCCTGTTATACTGGAAGCTGGGTTCTGAAGATTATATTGtattatggtattttttttttttttttttttttttttgatataggcaggctctgggaatccaaaccgggtctctggcatggcatgcaagaattctgccactgagccaccattgctccaCCCTCTATTATGGTATTTTAATACAGGTTCTAGAAGGCAGTTCATCACTGGACTGGCTAAGATTGTTATAGGGGAAAATTAGCCCTTTGTGTTTTAGATCTTGGAATGTGCACAACTTCTTATTCTAGTTAGTATGGAAATGAATAAGGAGATCATCAGAGAGCCATGAGAAGTCATTTCTCACCCCCTTTGGTTAATTCATATGTGAAGGGTTCAGATTAAGGAAAACTATAACAATTATTTGCATTTTGTGTAGCATGCTAGAGTTTATCAGATATTTTCACGTGTTAACTTTTGAATCTCCCAGCATACATTTTGAATAGGGCAGCCATTTTGGTCTCCAttttacatgttaaaaaaaatggagtttACAGACATTGGGACATTCCCAAACTAAGCTACTAGGGTTTATGACACCAAATTTAAGAACTTTTCCTACCCCAAATAGCCCAAACTCAGGGctgtttttttcattccttccatTCCCATGATCCTTTACTATTTAGTCAATCAGAAGTAAGTCCTATTGATGCTATTTCTAGAGTACATGTCAACTTCTCTACGTCTCTCTATACCACTCCCATCACTGGTCATTTCTCCCCTGCCTGGGCTATTGCCTCATCTTCCTGATtcatctcttttgttttcattcttgctTTTTCTATAACCCTTCTCCACACAATAGTCTGAGTGAGTTTATAAAAAGGTAAATTAAATCTTGATATTCTTCTACTTAAACTCCTTCAGTGACTTCCTATTGTCTGCTTTGCCAAACTCTTATTTATCTGctcatatctttttctgttatatttctgcATGAAAATATTAGGCTTGTTCACTGCCTTTCCTCTGTATCTGTGACATAATATTTGTGCAGTTTGCCAAGCAAATAAGAACACGTtatcttgtttctgttttttttttccacttctccCTTCTGCTTCTAACCCATCCccatccccccttttttttaaaggatgagcTTTGGAGGATCCAGGAGAAGCTGGAGTGCTACTTTGGCTCCTTGGTTGGCTCAAATGTGTACATCACTCCTGCAGGAGCTCAGGGTCTACCCCCCCATTATGATGATGTTGAggtaagagaaatagaaaattgttCATTGTGGGGAAGAATGAGTTGCTGAGAGCGTGGCTTAGTGTGGTTGTCATGGTTTGGTTCATGTTATTCTTTGAAGCTCTTAGAACCAGCTCTGTGTCCACTTTTACCATCTGGGTTCC encodes:
- the RIOX2 gene encoding ribosomal oxygenase 2 isoform X2; translated protein: MCLHPFGWFLINFWSPTKEEIFWRMKEIRREQRMLQHHEVESLRTSNLWRRRRKMPPRELHESGSQERKLADDAVFTMCPSSRERNLNFIGLLEPRFVFPHCFVLEEKIMPKKAKSAENGTEERPVPSKQVKVEAAGVPSTLNFDSPSALFESLISPIKTETFFKEFWEQKPLLIQRDDPALEMYYQSLFRLADLKSLCSQGLYYGRDVNVCRCVSGKKKVLNKGGKAHFLQLRKDFDHKRATIQFHQPQRFKDELWRIQEKLECYFGSLVGSNVYITPAGAQGLPPHYDDVEVFILQLEGQKHWRLYHPTVPLAREYSVEAEDRIGWPTHEFTLKPGDLLYFPRGTIHQADTPPGLAHSTHVTISTYQNNSWGDFLLDTISGLVSDAAKQDVELRAGIPRQLLLVETTNVATKLSGYLRMLADRLEGTKELLSSDMKKDFVMSRLPPFYVGDGTEFSIPGGALPRLDSKVRLQFKDYIVLIIGPDQDGSDETRENMVYICHCLKNSRETHMMENEEKETHGLRFPLSHLNALKQIWNSSAISVKDLQLHTDEEKESLVLSLWTECLIEVV
- the RIOX2 gene encoding ribosomal oxygenase 2 isoform X1 — its product is MCLHPFGWFLINFWSPTKEEIFWRMKEIRREQRMLQHHEVESLRTSNLWRRRRKMPPRELHESGSQERKLADDAVFTMCPSSRERNLNFIGLLEPRFVFPHCFVLEEKIMPKKAKSAENGTEERPVPSKQVKVEAAGVPSTLNFDSPSALFESLISPIKTETFFKEFWEQKPLLIQRDDPALEMYYQSLFRLADLKSLCSQGLYYGRDVNVCRCVSGKKKVLNKGGKAHFLQLRKDFDHKRATIQFHQPQRFKDELWRIQEKLECYFGSLVGSNVYITPAGAQGLPPHYDDVEVFILQLEGQKHWRLYHPTVPLAREYSVEAEDRIGWPTHEFTLKPGDLLYFPRGTIHQADTPPGLAHSTHVTISTYQNNSWGDFLLDTISGLVSDAAKQDVELRAGIPRQLLLQVETTNVATKLSGYLRMLADRLEGTKELLSSDMKKDFVMSRLPPFYVGDGTEFSIPGGALPRLDSKVRLQFKDYIVLIIGPDQDGSDETRENMVYICHCLKNSRETHMMENEEKETHGLRFPLSHLNALKQIWNSSAISVKDLQLHTDEEKESLVLSLWTECLIEVV